A window of Nonomuraea angiospora genomic DNA:
CCCTTGGCGCGCCCCGGCACGGTCAGGTTGTGCGTCTCGACCTCGATGTGCGCGCTGCCGCTCACCGCGCCCGACAGCATGGCCGTGAGCGTGTCATGCAGCACGGCCCCCGTGCTCGGCGTCTCCCCCGTGTGGTTGTGCACGTGCCCCAGCTTGACCACCGGCGCACCGGCCTCGGCCAGCCCCTTCAGGGCCGCGCCCGGTTCCTCGGCCCCGCAGGCGAGATGACAGGCGTCCAGGCACACGCCCAGATGCTCGGAGTCGATGCCGCCCACCCGCTCAAGGGCTTGCTCGGTGGTCTCCAGCACGCACCCGGGCCACGGCTCGAACCCGACCCTGATGGTCTTCCCCGTCACGCTGTAGATGCCGCGCAGCTCGCGCGCCAGGCGCTCCAGCCGGCGGGTGGCGATCGAGTGCAGGTCGGCGGGCCAGTCGCGGCGCCACCCGATCGGGATCGTCGAGATGCTCCCGAACCGCACGTCCTCCGGCAGCAAGAACGCCAGGATCTTGGCCAGGGCCATCGTGTAGCGGTAGCGCTCGGGCTTGGCCCAGTCGGGGCCGGGGACCTCCTGGTTGCGGCCGCCGGTGCCGTTGAGGCTCACGACCTCCAGGCCGCGCTCCTCCAGGGAGCGGCGCAGCCGTACGAGCTCGATGCGGTCGGCCGTGAGGTGGTCGGCGACGCTCGGCGAGAGCCACAATCCGATGCCCATCCGCTCCACGCCCAGCCGCTTGCGCACCGGAACCGCGTAGCGGGTGAGGTGGGCGATCAGGTTCTCCAGGTCCTCAGCAGGGTGGATGCCCGCGTTGTAGGCGAGGTGAACGAGCGTTCCGTCGTTGTGACGCAGGCGCATCGGTTTCCTCCACGGCTTGCTCTTTGTGTTCCGTCGCCCGCCTTGGACGATGCTGACCCTTGAGAGCATGGCTGCTCGTTCGGGGGTCGCGCGTCCGCCCTGAGTTGATTGCGCGCTACTCCCCAGGGAGCATGCCTCAGCCTAGGAACACGATCTTGTGATTCGCTTGGATGCGACTTGGCTCTGCTCTACGCAGTGTAGTACTACTCGCGGTGGCAGCACACCCGGTACCCCAACAATTACGCAACGACCGAGTGCCCCCGTCGCCCGCCCGTGCAGGCCGGGGTCCCCGGGAAGAGCGGCAACAAACGCGAGGCGCCGGAAAATACGGGCAAAGATGCCGGTCGCCACCACCCCGGTCGTGGCCGTGGAAGGAGCCGCTGGAGGCATCCGGGTCCCGGCCGGTCAGGTTCGCGATGACCGGCATCGGAACGGAAGGAGAACGGAAGAGCGGCGCCGTAACGTCCTGCGACGCCGGCCGGTTGCAGGTCACCGGCCGCGTGTCGATACGGAAGGACAATCATGGATCGGTTCATGCGCAAGATCAAGCAGTCAGGGGTGCTCGGTGTCACCATCGCCACCGCTCTGGCCGGCGGTCTCGCCACCAGCGGCCCGGCCATGGCAGCGTCGTCTCCGATCGCGGCCTGCGGAGGCGGCTCGTATCACGAGATCGACAGGCACGATCTGGGCAAGGCCGTCATCCACCTGCTCTACAACGGCACCACGAACTGCGTGGTGACCTGGAAGGACAGCCCGAACAGCGAGTACGTCATGGCGTTGGTCAGCAATGGCGAGGACGGTTGGAGGTCCGACTCGGGCAACTACTCCACCTACGCCGGGCCGGTGAAGGTCAACGGCGAAGGTAAGTGCGTCAAGTGGGGCGGCCAGTACGGCAACACCCGCTGGGAGTCGGGTTTCGAGCACTGCGGCTGATCAGCCCCGGACGGGGCCCCTGGGGAAGCACAGGCTCCCGGGCGCCCACAAGCGCTGGTGGTGGGCCTGCGGCGGGAGAGCGGATGGGTGAGTCGTCAGGCCGTGAACGCTACGCCCCGGCCCGCCCGGGTGCGCTGTCAATGGGATCGGCATAGCCGCCGACCTCCGCCAAGCCACTGACCCGGGGTAATGGCCACCGTCGCGGGGGCGCGAAGGCCCGGAGGCCCGGTAGACAGCTCACCCGGTGTCCAGGCAGGGGGACGACAAGGCGCCGTGGATGGAGTGGCTGGAGACGTCCTGGCCCCGCCGGCCGATCACCGTACGGCCGGTCAGCGCCTCAAGCCCGACCACCCGAAAACCACCGCCACCCCCAGAAGGCGCAGGAGGCGGAAAAGGGAAAACCCCCGTGTGAGGGTTCCACACGGGGGTTTTCGGGATCCGTCAGTGCTGGATCGGGGCCGCGATGGCGGCGGCCGAGTCGGGGACCTTGGAGGCGGACTCGCCCTTGAAGATGAACTTGGCGTTGTCGCCTTCACCCTCGATGGTCACCTTGACGACCTGCCCCGGACGGAGCTCGCCGTACAGGATCTTCTCCGACAGCGAGTCCTCGAGCTCCCGCTGGATCGTACGGCGGAGCGGACGGGCACCCATGACCGGGTCGTAGCCCCGGTCGGCCAGCAGCTGCTTGGCCTCGGGCGAGACGTCGAGCCCCATGTCGCGGTCCTTGAGCCGAGCGTCCACCTGGGTGAGCATCAGATCCACGATCTGGATGATCTCCTTCGGCGTGAGCTGGTGGAAGACCACGATGTCGTCGACACGGTTGAGGAACTCGGGCCGGAAGTGCTGCTTGAGCTCCTCCTGCACCTTGGCCTTCATCCGCTCGTAGTTGGACTCGGTGTCGTTGGACTTCGCGAACCCGACCCCGATGCCCTTGGAGATGTCGCGGGTGCCGAGGTTGGTGGTCATGATGATGACCGTGTTCTTGAAGTCGACCACGCGGCCCTGGGCGTCGGTCAGGCGACCGTCCTCCAGGATCTGCAGCAGCGAGTTGAAGATGTCGGGGTGGGCCTTCTCGATCTCGTCGAAGAGGACCACGGAGAACGGCTTGCGCCGCACCTTCTCGGTGAGCTGGCCGCCCTCCTCGTAGCCGACGTAGCCGGGAGGCGAGCCGAACAGCCTGGAGACGGTGTGCTTCTCCATGAACTCCGACATGTCCAGGCTGATCAGAGCGTCTTCATCGCCGAAGAGGAACTCCGCCAGAGCCTTGGACAGCTCGGTCTTACCGACACCGGAGGGACCGGCGAAGATGAACGAGCCACCGGGACGGCGCGGGTCCTTCAGGCCGGCGCGGGTGCGCCGGATGGAGCGCGACAGGCCCTTGATGGCGTCGTCCTGGCCGATGATCCGCTTGTGGAGCTCGTCCTCCATGCGGAGCAGGCGCTGCGACTCCTCCTCGGTCAGCTTGAAGACCGGGATGCCGGTGGCGGTCGCCAGGACCTCGGCGATGAGCTCCTGAGTGACCTCGGCCACGACGTCCATGTCGCCGGCCTTCCACTCCTTCTCCCGCCGCTCGCGCTTGAGCTGGAGCTGCTTCTCCTGGTCGCGGAGGGCAGCCGCCTTCTCGAAGTCCTGCGCGTCGATCGCGGACTCCTTGTCACGGCGGACGTTGGCGATCTTCTCGTCGTATTCGCGCAGGTCCGGCGGAGCGGTCATCCTGCGGATGCGCATCCGGGAACCGGCCTCGTCGATGAGGTCGATGGCCTTGTCGGGAAGGTAGCGGTCGCTGATGTAGCGGTCGGCCAGCTGCGCGGCGGCCACCAGCGCGTCGTCGGTGATGGACACGCGGTGGTGCGCCTCGTAGCGGTCGCGCAGACCCTTGAGGATCTCGATCGTGTGGCTGAGCGAGGGCTCGGCCACCTGGATCGGCTGGAACCGGCGCTCCAGCGCCGCGTCCTTCTCGAGGTACTTGCGGTACTCGTCGAGCGTGGTCGCGCCGATCGTCTGCAGCTCGCCGCGCGCCAGCATGGGCTTGAGGATGCTGGCCGCGTCGATCGCGCCCTCCGCGGCGCCCGCGCCGACGAGCGTGTGCAGCTCGTCGATGAACAGGATGATGTCGCCGCGCGTGCGGATCTCCTTGAGCACCTTCTTCAGGCGCTCCTCGAAGTCACCGCGGTAGCGGGAGCCGGCGACCAGGGCGCCGAGGTCAAGCGTGTAGAGCTGCTTGTCCTTCAGCGTCTCGGGCACCTCGCCCCTGACGATCTTCTGCGACAGGCCCTCGACGACGGCGGTCTTGCCGACGCCGGGCTCGCCGATGAGAACCGGGTTGTTCTTGGTCCTCCGGGAGAGGACCTGCATGACCCGCTCGATCTCCTTCTCGCGGCCGATGACCGGATCCA
This region includes:
- a CDS encoding sugar phosphate isomerase/epimerase family protein; amino-acid sequence: MRLRHNDGTLVHLAYNAGIHPAEDLENLIAHLTRYAVPVRKRLGVERMGIGLWLSPSVADHLTADRIELVRLRRSLEERGLEVVSLNGTGGRNQEVPGPDWAKPERYRYTMALAKILAFLLPEDVRFGSISTIPIGWRRDWPADLHSIATRRLERLARELRGIYSVTGKTIRVGFEPWPGCVLETTEQALERVGGIDSEHLGVCLDACHLACGAEEPGAALKGLAEAGAPVVKLGHVHNHTGETPSTGAVLHDTLTAMLSGAVSGSAHIEVETHNLTVPGRAKGPGALVSLLAEELAWARTNLTSLGLQLAA
- a CDS encoding ATP-dependent Clp protease ATP-binding subunit, with translation MFERFTDRARRVVVLAQEEARMLNHNYIGTEHILLGLIHEGEGVAAKALESLGISLEGVRQQVEEIIGQGQSAPSGHIPFTPRAKKVLELSLREALQLGHNYIGTEHILLGLIREGEGVAAQVLVKLGADLNRVRQQVIQLLHGYQGKEPAAAGGPQESAPSTSLVLDQFGRNLTQAAREGKLDPVIGREKEIERVMQVLSRRTKNNPVLIGEPGVGKTAVVEGLSQKIVRGEVPETLKDKQLYTLDLGALVAGSRYRGDFEERLKKVLKEIRTRGDIILFIDELHTLVGAGAAEGAIDAASILKPMLARGELQTIGATTLDEYRKYLEKDAALERRFQPIQVAEPSLSHTIEILKGLRDRYEAHHRVSITDDALVAAAQLADRYISDRYLPDKAIDLIDEAGSRMRIRRMTAPPDLREYDEKIANVRRDKESAIDAQDFEKAAALRDQEKQLQLKRERREKEWKAGDMDVVAEVTQELIAEVLATATGIPVFKLTEEESQRLLRMEDELHKRIIGQDDAIKGLSRSIRRTRAGLKDPRRPGGSFIFAGPSGVGKTELSKALAEFLFGDEDALISLDMSEFMEKHTVSRLFGSPPGYVGYEEGGQLTEKVRRKPFSVVLFDEIEKAHPDIFNSLLQILEDGRLTDAQGRVVDFKNTVIIMTTNLGTRDISKGIGVGFAKSNDTESNYERMKAKVQEELKQHFRPEFLNRVDDIVVFHQLTPKEIIQIVDLMLTQVDARLKDRDMGLDVSPEAKQLLADRGYDPVMGARPLRRTIQRELEDSLSEKILYGELRPGQVVKVTIEGEGDNAKFIFKGESASKVPDSAAAIAAPIQH
- a CDS encoding serine/threonine protein kinase, with protein sequence MDRFMRKIKQSGVLGVTIATALAGGLATSGPAMAASSPIAACGGGSYHEIDRHDLGKAVIHLLYNGTTNCVVTWKDSPNSEYVMALVSNGEDGWRSDSGNYSTYAGPVKVNGEGKCVKWGGQYGNTRWESGFEHCG